CTTTCGCAGGGCGGTTCTGCGGTTGCTCCATGGGCCATAACGCACCACGCGAAAGAGGCTGCATTCAAGCTAGGGAAAGCTTTGGGTATCGATACTACTGATTCTGCTATTCTTCTCAAAGAACTTACTCAGTTACCAAGCTATGAAATAGTCGAGGCTGCAATGACCGTCGATCAAACTGAGGTGAGTACGTAGCAAAGTaatattgtgaaatttgaTCCGATTAACGCACGGCTGTTATTGACTCGTAATGAAGGTCGATTCATTTCAtggatttcaaaaaaaaaaaaaaaacacttcagGGTAAGGAAATAAGAGTTATTCTCCAATCGACCGTCGCGTCGGTTActtttctcaattttacaacACTTAGACTCTGATTGAAGAATACGTTATTCTTATTTCTTGTTCCtctgagtttttttttttttttttattgcataaCGGATTTAAGGTAAAAGGATTGAGAGAAACGGGTGTACTCATTTTCATCTGAGCGAACAATGAGCTGGGTGAATAACTTCAGACTCAGCGTTTCGGTTGACTCCATCATGGCGGAGAAATTAAATGATCTCCTGAACCCATTGCCAGATTAAtttcgagaaaagaaatattgcTTATGGCTAGATGCTGATGTTCTCTGAAACATCATAGAGAAATAGCAAATGATCGGTGATATAATGCGAGTCAACTTGTCATGTACGTCATGAAATGTGAGTGTCAGGTAACAGCAAAATATGTGTGTGTCACTTATTGGTGTTCCTCGTCGCGGTGCAGTTATAACGAATTAACGATCAATATTGCTGTCTGTCGCTtttgtattcaattatttaatattttagaGAGCCTTGCCAAACAGATGATTGATACCAAGTTGTCTTTGAGCTTCATGCTTCCTATGTCCGAATCGATCCACGCGAATAGTCGCTTTTGTTGACTGTTCGCCAGCATTGCTTTATCTCTTCAACTCGACAAATGAACGAGAACTTGTGGTTAAGTCCATGCTTCATAATTCATCTAAATCTAATAGCGGAGCGACACTTCGGACCTGCATTAAATCTCGTTCAAACCATTTTAGAATGCAATGAATGGTCACAACAATGCGTTTATCCCATCCGTGGAACCGGACGTTGGTCAAGAAGTTTTCCTACCTGCCGATCCGTGGGAGTTGATTATGAAAGGAAAAGTATCCGACGTACCGTACATGGCAGGATTGAATCTTAATGAGACGTTGTTTTTGAAGAGCGGTAATAGTTGTTCAAGATGGAAATATCCGTCGCTTTGTCACGATCGTTTCCATGCCAGGGAGACTGACAATGATCGATTACTTTTCAGCGCTCATCACGTCCGCCGATATGATGAACGAACACTTCGAAAATTTCCTACCAGATGATTTGAATGTTACCGACACTGCCCAGCAAAAACAGATTGCTGAtatgatgagaaaattttatctcgACGATAAACCACTCACTAAGGACTTGTTGCGAGAATTCGGGCAGGTAATCAATGACAAAGGATTAATAATCCGTAAAGTATAGTTTCGTTGACCAACggaacaaaatttattcatctgtAACTCTTCAGATGACGATGGATGTGATGTTCACTTGCCCCGTGCAAATACCCCTTACAATAATAAACTCCCTCAAGTCTACGCCTACCTACAACTACTTGTTCATTTACGACTCATACCTTGGAATTTTTAAAGTCATGGGATTCTACGATGGTACAGAAGGCAAGTTTCAATTCCATAATTAAAATGCTTGGGAACAAGTTTGTTAATTTatcgattaaataaaatgaatcgaaCATTCGATGGTTAAAAATGttcatttctttaataaaatatctatGGTTAAATACTCGTACTTAAGCCGTATCTGGTACATCTGGTATCTTTCATAAAACAATACTTATTTCGTTCTAGTATCAAAATCTATGAAATATATGTTCGATTAGACTGTAATACAGATGTTGCAAATTGCGTACGACAATTGAAGAAAGActaattgatttttcattccggGTAACAGGTGTGATTCACGGAGACGAGATGGGTTTCATATTGCATAATCGTTTTCTTAATTCGGTACCGCAACCGGGCTCTGACCAGGAAAGAGTCACTCGCCTCCTAACCAAGCTCTGGGCGAATTTCGCCAAAACAGGGTGAGTAGCCATTAATAACCGAGATAAAACAGCTTTAACCGAGAGACGATCTGCTcgcacgttttttttcaaatctcgcATTTATTCCCACGTTACAGAAATCCTACGCCTGCTTTAGACGAATATATAACGATGAATTGGGAGCCGATGGGGACGGAGAACAAGTACGCCATCATCGATCGAGAACTGACTATGGACAAGAACATGTTCAAGGAAAGGATCGATTTTTGGTTACCAATTTACAAGAATGTAATTGGCGATTTTGCTAAACTATTCTAGAGTTTACGACGGctgatttaatttcataaGTGAAATTAGTATAGTATATAGTATATAAGTAGTATAAGTACTATTCACGTAGTTTCGATACAAAGGAAAACTACTACCTTGGCTTTTTATGGCACTCACGTTAATCGTTATGATactatttgaaaatagaataaatatattgtttACAAAAATGGATGAGACGGTAGCAGCGTCGCAGTCGGTGTTATATTTGAAGTAATATGTCAAGTTCAACTGCCGAAAAAGTGGAAGAACAAAAATGGAGAGCGCCTAGTAGACAGCAAGGCGGCACAACTCAAGGTAAAGAAGGCAGGGATTCGAGACAATCGGTCTCGAACTAATCTCGAAGGTTTCGCCATTGCTTTTGGTCGATTGAGCAAGTTTGTTCGCCACTCACTTTTAACGCTCCTCACTACCAGGCGATCATGAAATTACAGCGGTGCTATTACAGTTTGAACCATTGAATCGTAACCCGGCGATATGATTCAAATGAGGAAAAATTCTGTGTAGCCACGCCCCGACCGGTATGAATATATaggaaaattgttaaacaGGCAGAAAATATcgagttaaaaaaatgtccattAAAGAGAGACAATTCGTGTGAACAATAATCCGAGCTAACTCCGCAGCAAGTA
The Neodiprion fabricii isolate iyNeoFabr1 chromosome 1, iyNeoFabr1.1, whole genome shotgun sequence DNA segment above includes these coding regions:
- the LOC124187956 gene encoding cholinesterase 1-like, with amino-acid sequence MDIRIKREMMSAQIICFACVLLIPAVILAVEEVELEIGQGKLKGIKSKTLLDQKPLYMFTGIPYAKSIQGPNKFKVAEPPEPWSGVYDATHQGSGCVSYCMMRHKVVGEDDCLFLNVYTPEPNKDARKAVMVFFHGGGFNMGSAETDFYGPYFIVEEDVVLVTVNSRLGVFGFLSTEDSAAPGNLGLKDQNVALKWVQENIQYFGGCPHRVTIFGQSSGGASVQYHMMSPMSAGLFQNALSQGGSAVAPWAITHHAKEAAFKLGKALGIDTTDSAILLKELTQLPSYEIVEAAMTVDQTENAMNGHNNAFIPSVEPDVGQEVFLPADPWELIMKGKVSDVPYMAGLNLNETLFLKSALITSADMMNEHFENFLPDDLNVTDTAQQKQIADMMRKFYLDDKPLTKDLLREFGQMTMDVMFTCPVQIPLTIINSLKSTPTYNYLFIYDSYLGIFKVMGFYDGTEGVIHGDEMGFILHNRFLNSVPQPGSDQERVTRLLTKLWANFAKTGNPTPALDEYITMNWEPMGTENKYAIIDRELTMDKNMFKERIDFWLPIYKNVIGDFAKLF